Proteins co-encoded in one Malus domestica chromosome 09, GDT2T_hap1 genomic window:
- the LOC103453684 gene encoding IQ domain-containing protein IQM1-like isoform X2 yields the protein MIFGLTEIIQMGSQTSTNLNSKRATPRTISFKKTDLSKTGISDGMEKVLFEESISSKKRKLGDQLNIGTNVSRKTAEGKTEIFIEKLKPEDWVSPRSPIELDAAASKVQKVYKSYRTRRNLADCAVVVEELWWQALDFAALSRSSVSFFESVKSETAVSRWARARTRAAKVGKGLSMDEKTPKLALIHWLEAIDPRHRYGQNLHLYHDVWFNSGSFQPFFYWLDVGDGKEVNLDKCPRTDLQSQCIKYLGPKEREAYEVIVESRKLVYRQSGKLVNTREGSKWIFVLSTSRNLYVGEKKKGFFQHSTFLAGGATIAAGRIVASNGLPEAVWPYSGHYCPTKENFMEFISFLEEHQVDLADVKTYPIDDDVPPSYAIPRMIM from the exons ATGATTTTTGGTTTGACAGAAATTATACAAATGGGCTCGCAGACATCCACCAATTTGAATTCCAAGAGGGCAACGCCTAGAACAATTAGCTTCAAGAAAACTGATTTAAGCAAAACTGGAATATCTGATGGGATGGAAAAAGTGCTTTTTGAAGAATCTATAAGCAGCAAGAAAAGGAAACTAGGTGATCAGCTAAATATTGGGACAAATGTTTCAAGGAAAACTGCAGAGGGAAAAACTGAAATTTTCATTGAAAAGTTAAAGCCAGAAGATTGGGTTTCTCCACGGTCTCCAATTGAGCTTGATGCAGCTGCAAGCAAGGTGCAGAAAGTTTACAAGAGTTACAGGACTAGACGAAACCTTGCAGATTGCGCTGTTGTTGTTGAGGAGCTATG GTGGCAGGCATTGGACTTTGCTGCTCTTAGCAGGAGCTCCGTGTCGTTTTTTGAATCTGTTAAATCAGAAACTGCAGTTTCAAGATGGGCAAGGGCTAGGACTAGGGCTGCCAAG GTTGGGAAGGGTTTGTCCATGGACGAGAAGACTCCGAAATTAGCTCTAATACATTGGCTTGAGGCT ATTGATCCTCGCCATCGGTATGGACAAAATCTGCACTTGTACCATGATGTTTGGTTTAATAGTGGGAGCTTTCAGCCTTTCTTCTACTG GTTGGATGTTGGTGATGGTAAAGAAGTAAACCTTGACAAGTGCCCAAGAACTGATCTGCAGTCTCAATGCATCAAATACCTTGGACCA AAAGAGAGGGAAGCTTATGAAGTGATTGTGGAGAGTAGGAAGCTTGTGTACAGACAAAGTGGGAAACTTGTGAATACTCGTGAGGGTTCTAAGTGGATCTTTGTCCTCAGCACATCAAGGAATCTGTATGTTGGGGAGAAGAAGAAAGGCTTTTTCCAGCACTCTACTTTTCTTGCTGGAGGGGCCACCATTGCAGCAGGGAGAATTGTAGCCTCTAATGGGCTTCCTGAG GCTGTATGGCCTTACAGCGGTCATTACTGCCCGACAAAAGAGAATTTTATGGAATTCATCAGCTTTTTAGAGGAGCATCAGGTGGACTTGGCTGATGTCAAA ACATACCCTATCGATGATGATGTTCCACCATCATATGCTATACCAAGAATGATCATGTGA
- the LOC103453684 gene encoding IQ domain-containing protein IQM1-like isoform X1 gives MIFGLTEIIQMGSQTSTNLNSKRATPRTISFKKTDLSKTGISDGMEKVLFEESISSKKRKLGDQLNIGTNVSRKTAEGKTEIFIEKLKPEDWVSPRSPIELDAAASKVQKVYKSYRTRRNLADCAVVVEELWWQALDFAALSRSSVSFFESVKSETAVSRWARARTRAAKIDPRHRYGQNLHLYHDVWFNSGSFQPFFYWLDVGDGKEVNLDKCPRTDLQSQCIKYLGPKEREAYEVIVESRKLVYRQSGKLVNTREGSKWIFVLSTSRNLYVGEKKKGFFQHSTFLAGGATIAAGRIVASNGLPEAVWPYSGHYCPTKENFMEFISFLEEHQVDLADVKTYPIDDDVPPSYAIPRMIM, from the exons ATGATTTTTGGTTTGACAGAAATTATACAAATGGGCTCGCAGACATCCACCAATTTGAATTCCAAGAGGGCAACGCCTAGAACAATTAGCTTCAAGAAAACTGATTTAAGCAAAACTGGAATATCTGATGGGATGGAAAAAGTGCTTTTTGAAGAATCTATAAGCAGCAAGAAAAGGAAACTAGGTGATCAGCTAAATATTGGGACAAATGTTTCAAGGAAAACTGCAGAGGGAAAAACTGAAATTTTCATTGAAAAGTTAAAGCCAGAAGATTGGGTTTCTCCACGGTCTCCAATTGAGCTTGATGCAGCTGCAAGCAAGGTGCAGAAAGTTTACAAGAGTTACAGGACTAGACGAAACCTTGCAGATTGCGCTGTTGTTGTTGAGGAGCTATG GTGGCAGGCATTGGACTTTGCTGCTCTTAGCAGGAGCTCCGTGTCGTTTTTTGAATCTGTTAAATCAGAAACTGCAGTTTCAAGATGGGCAAGGGCTAGGACTAGGGCTGCCAAG ATTGATCCTCGCCATCGGTATGGACAAAATCTGCACTTGTACCATGATGTTTGGTTTAATAGTGGGAGCTTTCAGCCTTTCTTCTACTG GTTGGATGTTGGTGATGGTAAAGAAGTAAACCTTGACAAGTGCCCAAGAACTGATCTGCAGTCTCAATGCATCAAATACCTTGGACCA AAAGAGAGGGAAGCTTATGAAGTGATTGTGGAGAGTAGGAAGCTTGTGTACAGACAAAGTGGGAAACTTGTGAATACTCGTGAGGGTTCTAAGTGGATCTTTGTCCTCAGCACATCAAGGAATCTGTATGTTGGGGAGAAGAAGAAAGGCTTTTTCCAGCACTCTACTTTTCTTGCTGGAGGGGCCACCATTGCAGCAGGGAGAATTGTAGCCTCTAATGGGCTTCCTGAG GCTGTATGGCCTTACAGCGGTCATTACTGCCCGACAAAAGAGAATTTTATGGAATTCATCAGCTTTTTAGAGGAGCATCAGGTGGACTTGGCTGATGTCAAA ACATACCCTATCGATGATGATGTTCCACCATCATATGCTATACCAAGAATGATCATGTGA